The following proteins are encoded in a genomic region of Diabrotica virgifera virgifera chromosome 1, PGI_DIABVI_V3a:
- the LOC126889690 gene encoding putative uncharacterized protein DDB_G0282133: METRLNKKQKETEERYSEEGIENVDEEISITETTIKESTTEMSTMDRILQMLQIQEENSRRQAEKIKKSIDENSKRQDLGFKQMEQRLEQHKEDVQMYLKQMKHEVEQKTKEISQNLEKHTKKLQNLEKHVEDRDEEIEDRFKKLDKKLLEVKSQHNTGERRQVIIHNGAENKVQFGGDIKKQHPVPFIRMLKNKKQGYEEFEEAKDMIRTHFKDGAALWFESKQNELQDWEEFERKFLRYYWGKEKQMVVNSELQNGKYDEKLGISEEKYALQVYASGQYLNYNYSEEQLVELIARHFDNTMEDYVTLQGYRDMDSLCQFLVVREARRKERRTGRQTENNGNNQTNRTNNYRQSRNENPYRYNGYRDNEGQRYTNNFNQNRYEQNRNGYHQNRFQNSGRNYNNQPYQPNAGRENFNRGNQYNNNNGQGREQNREINSLSFTREGENEQGHQEMDNVEVEINRAGSSFQEGTH, from the coding sequence ATGGAGACAAGactcaacaaaaaacaaaaggaAACAGAAGAACGTTATAGCGAGGAAGGAATAGAAAATGTAGACGAAGAAATTAGTATTACAGAAACAACAATCAAGGAGAGTACCACAGAAATGTCAACAATGGATAGGATATTACAAATGCTACAGATACAGGAAGAAAACAGTAGAAGACAagcagaaaaaataaaaaaaagtatagatgaAAACAGTAAACGACAAGATCTAGGTTTTAAACAAATGGAGCAGAGACTAGAACAGCATAAAGAGGATGTACAAATGTATTTAAAACAGATGAAACATGAAGTAGAGCAGAAAACAAAGGAAATTAGccaaaatttagaaaaacatacCAAGAAACTACAGAATTTGGAGAAACATGTAGAAGATAGAGACGAGGAAATAGAGGATAGATTTAAAAAATTGGATAAGAAACTATTGGAAGTAAAATCACAACATAATACTGGAGAAAGAAGACAAGTAATTATACACAATGGAGCAGAAAATAAGGtccaatttggcggggatataAAGAAACAGCACCCAGTCCCGTTTATTAGgatgcttaaaaataaaaaacaaggaTATGAAGAGTTTGAAGAAGCTAAGGATATGATAAGGACTCATTTTAAGGATGGAGCAGCATTATGGTTCGAGAGTAAGCAAAATGAGTTGCAAGATTGGGAAGAATTTGAAAGaaaatttttgagatattattGGGGAAAAGAGAAACAGATGGTCGTGAATAGTGAACTACAAAATGGAAAATATGATGAGAAACTAGGAATATCCGAAGAGAAATATGCATTGCAAGTATACGCCAGTGGGCAAtatttaaattacaattattcGGAAGAACAGCTAGTTGAATTGATAGCAAGACATTTTGACAATACAATGGAAGACTATGTCACCTTGCAAGGATATAGGGACATGGACAGTTTATGCCAGTTTTTAGTTGTAAGAGAGGCTCGAAGAAAAGAAAGAAGGACCGGTAGACAAACGGAAAACAATGGGAACAACCAAACAAACCGCACAAACAACTACAGACAGTCTCGTAATGAAAATCCTTACCGATACAATGGATATAGGGATAATGAGGGACAAAGATATACAAACAATTTTAATCAAAATAGATATGAACAGAATAGAAATGGATATCATCAAAATAGATTTCAAAACAGTGGGAGAAATTATAACAATCAACCATATCAGCCAAATGCAGGTCGGGAAAATTTTAATAGAGGAAACCAATATAACAACAACAATGGACAAGGAAGAGAACAGAACAGAGAAATAAACAGCCTAAGTTTCACCAGAGAAGGAGAAAATGAACAAGGACACCAAGAAATGGACAATGTGGAAGTAGAAATCAATAGAGCAGGGTCGTCTTTTCAGGAGGGCACTCACTAA